One genomic region from Augochlora pura isolate Apur16 chromosome 7, APUR_v2.2.1, whole genome shotgun sequence encodes:
- the LOC144473427 gene encoding uncharacterized protein LOC144473427, translating into MGSRSKRKSPNLSQANDGKDSASLGTRDAAPETNEQYLFLLEFLVHHVTGDRLAKLNQMFFVPTTITVNFLDFSNDEAIEITPVDPLFEPQAGVADDVEYFYSGRSVLFAVDHRTVVNKLLDFTVTLLVEKKMPAGLKPDVPIGEGELNMSKHFAALRKEMLQCWHRMAPPPKCFEGEVPLLYKGDEVGTVCIFVRISAFGQSIVTEFEAPPDMDVDTYVFKGNEVDRKSVGYKCRIIDSKDADVGKDSAEDLTEKGGGGCSPCRVCVKEKHPCTPCGNPDGATLKPEPSQRQFGGSDGAGQHVSGYPTTVSKSRLKPESCDEVHKTGLIQSSRGPAQPCGKAVVLKVSGVLDTGNDKKPTVTVSSEHESADHQCSDPSHDVFVLRIGKKGIVGAGEKSDIQLEMRTPKGVEKGPPIRMETREMQTDEDKKKKKAKKKKKKKEPKKDY; encoded by the exons ATGGGCAGTCGTTCGAAGAGGAAGTCCCCGAACCTGTCGCAGGCCAACGACGGCAAAGACTCGGCGTCGCTCGGAACGCGAGATGCTGCGCCGGAGACCAACGAGCAGTACCTCTTTCTCTTAGAGTTCCTGGTGCACCACGTAACCGGTGACCGTCTCGCGAAGCTTAACCAAATGTTCTTCGTCCCCACGACCATCACCGTCAACTTCCTCGACTTCTCGAACGATGAGGCCATCGAGATAACGCCCGTGGACCCTCTGTTCGAGCCGCAAGCTGGCGTAGCCGACGACGTCGAGTACTTTTACTCGGGACGGTCCGTTCTGTTCGCCGTCGATCACCGCACCGTCGTCAACAAGCTCCTCGACTTCACGGTGACGCTTCTCGTCGAGAAGAAGATGCCGGCGGGGTTGAAGCCTGACGTTCCGATCGGAGAAGGCGAGTTGAACATGAGCAAGCACTTCGCGGCTCTCAGGAAGGAGATGCTGCAGTGCTGGCACAGGATGGCGCCGCCCCCAAAGTGCTTCGAGGGCGAGGTGCCGTTGCTGTACAAGGGCGACGAGGTAGGCACCGTCTGCATCTTCGTCAGGATATCCGCTTTCGGGCAGAGCATCGTCACGGAGTTCGAAGCGCCGCCCGACATGGACGTGGACACTTACGTGTTCAAG GGCAACGAGGTGGACCGGAAGTCGGTCGGCTACAAGTGCCGCATCATCGACTCGAAGGACGCGGACGTCGGCAAGGATTCGGCGGAGGATCTGACGGAGAAGGGCGGAGGAGGCTGCTCGCCCTGTCGGGTCTGCGTAAAAGAGAAGCATCCCTGCACGCCCTGCGGAAACCCGGACGGCGCCACCTTGAAGCCGGAGCCGAGCCAGAGGCAGTTCGGCGGCTCGGACGGGGCCGGGCAGCACGTATCCGGGTACCCGACCACGGTATCGAAGTCGCGATTGAAACCCGAGAGCTGCGACGAGGTGCACAAGACCGGCCTGATCCAATCCAGCCGCGGTCCGGCCCAACCGTGCGGAAAGGCGGTCGTCCTCAAGGTTTCCGGTGTCCTGGACACCGGCAACGACAAGAAACCGACGGTCACCGTCAGCTCCGAGCACGAGTCGGCCGATCACCAGTGTTCCGATCCCAGCCACGACGTCTTCGTGCTAAGGATCGGCAAGAAGGGCATCGTCGGTGCTGGCGAGAAGTCGGACATACAGTTGGAGATGAGAACACCGAAGGGCGTCGAGAAGGGACCGCCCATCAGGATGGAGACCAGGGAAATGCAGACGGACGAggacaagaagaagaaaaaagccaagaagaagaagaagaagaaagagccGAAGAAAGATTACTAA
- the LOC144472553 gene encoding uncharacterized protein LOC144472553, which yields MGRAHVSVKNELGESVRACVTDDPVAPPRNLDPRLLDRSINLETEGFVDPPGADDGKVFETLSLMPRITGVRQSASQPSCSIFPRSQQYELWQIRDRRIKDGKKFTESSAAMVETVECTEGEEIDKSATNGEACGYFKPPFWWGGETARSGGLPVGDIDDYAYEKLQEPEQDNRKISEKLQLDHPMKYMPGSIHRSQVKTFLRDSLTVRWLPQAVNYDHESR from the exons ATGGGACGCGCGCACGTGTCGGTCAAGAACGAATTAGGCGAAAGTGTACGCGCGTGTGTTACAGATGATCCGGTAGCGCCGCCGCGAAATCTGGACCCACGGCTCTTGGATCGGTCGATTAATTTGGAGACCGAGGGGTTCGTGGACCCCCCTGGCGCAGACGATGGCAAGGTCTTCGAGACGCTGAGCCTGATGCCCAGAATTACCGGAGTCCGACAATCTGCGTCGCAGC CTTCCTGTTCCATCTTCCCTCGTTCGCAGCAGTACGAACTATGGCAGATCCGCGACAGACGAATCAAGGATGGGAAGAAGTTTACGGAAAGTTCTGCTGCAATGGTAGAAACGGTGGAGTGCACGGAAGGAGAAGAGATCGATAA ATCTGCGACCAACGGCGAAGCATGCGGCTATTTTAAACCGCCATTTTGGTGGGGTGGCGAGACCGCAAGATCTGGAGGACTTCCGGTCGGCGATATCGACGACTACGCGTACGAAAAATTGCAAGAGCCCGAGCAAGACAACAGAAAGATCAGCGAGAAGTTGCAGTTGGATCATCCGATGAAGTATATGCCTGGctcgatccatcgatcgcaGGTGAAAACTTTTCTCCGAGATAGCCTAACGGTTCGATGGCTTCCACAAGCCGTTAATTATGATCACGAGTCGCGGTAA